A portion of the Phacochoerus africanus isolate WHEZ1 chromosome 5, ROS_Pafr_v1, whole genome shotgun sequence genome contains these proteins:
- the ITGAX gene encoding integrin alpha-X isoform X3, whose amino-acid sequence MSLGLSMAATTKPFQLLACGPTVQHACQENMHLTGFCFLLVSQSQQAQRIPAALQECPRQEQDIAFLIDGSGSIDNEDFTKMLNFVRAVISQFQTSNAQFALVQFSSKFKEHFTFRDFAASSNPLRLLSSVQQLQGYTHTASAIRKVTRELFIAAKGARKDASKILIVITDGQKIGDPLGYKDVIPEAEAAGIIRYAIGVGSAFRQPKSLEELKDIASKPSHIFKVDNFDALRDVQNQLKEKIFAIEGTQTISSSSFELEMSQEGFSAVFMPDGPVLGAVGSFSWSGGAFLYPAHRRPAFINMSQEDVDMRDSYLGYSAELVIWKGVQSLVLGAPRHQHTGKAVIFTQVSRQWKPKAAVAGTQVGSYFGASLCSVDVNRDGSSDLVLIGAPHYYEQTRGGQVSVCPLPQGRAKWQCRVVLRGEQGHPWSRFGAALTALGDVNGDRLTDVAIGAPGEQDNRGAVYLFHGTSELGISPSHSQRVAGSQLSPRLQYFGRSLSGGQDLTMDGLVDLAVGAQGHALLLRSRPVLRVWANIRILPKEIARSLFECPWHTSSVQDLGNATVCLQIYESPKTRLGDLQSSVTLDLTLDPGRLSPRAVFKETKTRNLTRVQVLGLSEHCETVRLLLPACVEDSMAPVVLRLNYSLVGKPIPGFGKLQPMLAVDAERYFTALLPFEKNCGADHVCQDDLSITFGVSGLKTLVVGSNLELNLEVTVRNDGEDSYGTTITFFYPPGLSYRRVTEAQNQRQPRSLLVNCDSTPTQSQGPRSTRCGLNHFIFREGAQVTFVVTFDVNPKAQLGDRLLLTANVSSENNTPRTSKTTSRLELPVKYAVYTVISSHEQSTKYLNFSASEEGRRSQAQHRYQVNNLGQRDLPVIIAFSVPVELNRVAVWTDVEIFHPQNLSVQCSSERTSATESDVLTHFKKNPVLNCSMADCLRFRCDVPSFGVQEELDFSLRGNLSFDWISQTAQKKVLVVSVAEIAFDRSVYSQLPGQEAFLRAQMEMVLEEYEVYNPVPLIVGSSVGGLLLLVLITALLYKVGFFKRQYKEMMEGANGQTVPPSGTGDPQVAQ is encoded by the exons ATGTCCCTGGGCCTGTCCATGGCGGCCACCACCAAGCCCTTTCAGCTGCTG gcctgcGGCCCCACCGTGCAGCATGCATGCCAGGAGAACATGCACCTGACCGGGTTCTGCTTCCTGCTCGTCTCCCAGTCTCAGCAGGCCCAGAGGATCCCAGCTGCCCTGCAGG AGTGCCCAAGGCAGGAGCAGGACATCGCCTTCCTGATCGACGGCTCAGGCAGCATCGATAACGAAGATTTTACCAAAATGCTAAACTTCGTGAGGGCTGTGATTTCGCAGTTCCAGACTTCCAACGCCCAG TTCGCCCTGGTGCAGTTCTCCAGCAAGTTCAAGGAGCACTTCACTTTCAGAGACTTTGCAGCCAGCTCAAACCCCCTAAGACTACTGAGTTCTGTACAGCAGCTACAAGGGTACACGCACACGGCCTCAGCCATCAGGAAGGTCAC AAGGGAACTGTTCATTGCTGCAAAGGGAGCCCGAAAAGATGCCTCCAAAATCCTCATCGTTATCACGGACGGGCAGAAAATAGGCGACCCCTTGGGTTACAAGGATGTCATCCCCGAGGCTGAGGCCGCTGGCATCATCCGCTATGCAATTGGG GTGGGATCCGCTTTTCGACAGCCAAAATCCTTGGAAGAATTAAAGGACATTGCATCGAAGCCCTCGCATATATTTAAAGTGGACAACTTTGATGCTTTGAGAGATGTTCAAAACCAACTGAAAGAGAAGATCTTTGCCATTGAGG GGACTCAGACGATCAGCAGTAGCTCCTTCGAGTTGGAGATGTCCCAGGAGGGCTTCAGTGCTGTGTTCATGCCT GACGGACCGGTTCTGGGGGCTGTGGGGAGCTTCAGCTGGTCCGGAGGTGCCTTCCTGTACCCCGCACATAGGAGACCCGCCTTCATCAACATGTCTCAGGAGGACGTGGACATGAGGGACTCGTACCTGG gttacTCGGCGGAGCTGGTCATCTGGAAAGGGGTACAGAGCCTGGTCCTGGGGGCCCCGCGCCATCAGCACACCGGGAAGGCGGTCATCTTCACCCAGGTGTCCAGACAGTGGAAGCCGAAGGCTGCAGTCGCAGGGACCCAG GTCGGCTCCTACTTTGGGGCCTCCCTCTGCTCCGTGGACGTGAACAGAGATGGCAGCTCCGACCTGGTCCTCATCGGGGCCCCCCATTACTACGAGCAGACCCGGGGGGGCCAGGTGTCCGTGTGTCCCTTGCCCCAGGGG AGGGCTAAGTGGCAGTGCCGGGTCGTTCTCCGCGGGGAGCAAGGCCACCCCTGGAGCCGCTTTGGGGCAGCCCTGACAGCGCTGGGGGATGTGAATGGGGACAGGCTGACGGACGTGGCCATCGGGGCCCCGGGGGAGCAGGACAACCGGGGTGCTGTCTACCTGTTTCACGGAACCTCGGAGCtgggcatcagcccctcccacagCCAG CGGGTCGCAGGCTCCCAGCTCTCCCCCAGGCTCCAGTATTTCGGCCGTTCGCTGAGTGGGGGCCAGGACCTCACCATGGATGGACTGGTGGACTTGGCCGTGGGGGCGCAGGGGCATGCACTGCTGCTCAG GAGCAGACCCGTGCTCAGGGTTTGGGCAAACATCCGCATCCTACCCAAAGAGATCGCCAGGTCGCTGTTTGAGTGTCCGTGGCACACGAGCTCCGTCCAGGATCTGGGGAACGCCACTGTCTGCCTCCAGATTTATGAAAGTCCTAAGACCCGTCTGG GTGACCTCCAGAGCTCTGTGACCCTTGACCTGACCCTCGACCCTGGCCGCCTGAGTCCTCGTGCCGTCTTCAAGGAGACAAAAACTCGGAATCTGACTCGTGTTCAAGTCCTGGGGCTGTCAGAGCACTGCGAGACTGTGAGGTTGCTCCTTCCG GCCTGCGTGGAGGACTCAATGGCCCCTGTCGTCCTGCGTCTCAACTACTCCCTGGTGGGCAAGCCCATCCCTGGCTTCGGAAAGCTCCAGCCCATGCTGGCAGTGGACGCTGAGAGATACTTCACGGCCTTG CTCCCCTTCGAGAAGAACTGTGGCGCTGACCACGTCTGCCAGGACGACCTGAGCATCACCTTTGGGGTCTCGGG CTTGAAGACCCTGGTGGTGGGGAGTAACCTTGAGCTGAACTTGGAAGTGACAGTGCGGAATGATGGCGAGGACTCCTATGGAACCACAATCACCTTCTTCTACCCGCCAGGGTTGTCTTACCGACGTGTGACAGAGGCCCAG AACCAGCGGCAGCCACGCTCCCTGCTCGTGAACTGTGACAGCACCCCCACCCAGAGCCAGGGCCCCCGAAGCACTCGCTGTGGCCTCAACCACTTCATCTTCCGGGAGGGCGCCCAG gtCACCTTCGTGGTCACCTTTGATGTCAACCCCAAGGCCCAGCTGGGAGACCGGCTGCTCCTGACGGCCAACGTGAGCag TGAGAACAACACCCCCAGGACGAGCAAGACCACCTCCCGGCTGGAGCTCCCGGTGAAGTATGCCGTCTACACCGTGATCAGCAG CCACGAACAATCCACCAAGTATCTCAACTTCTCGGCCTCAGAGGAGGGGCGCAGGAGCCAGGCCCAGCACAGATACCAG GTGAACAACCTGGGACAGAGGGACCTGCCTGTCATCATCGCCTTCTCAGTGCCCGTGGAGCTGAACCGGGTGGCCGTGTGGACAGACGTGGAGATCTTCCACCCCCAG AACCTGTCCGTTCAGTGCTCTTCAGAGAGGACCTCAGCCACGGAGTCCGACGTCCTGACCCACTTTAAGAAGAATCCTGTGCTG AACTGCTCCATGGCCGACTGCCTGAGGTTCCGCTGTGACGTCCCCTCCTTCGGCGTCCAGGAGGAACTTGACTTCAGCCTGCGGGGCAACCTCAGCTTTGACTGGATCAGCCAG ACGGCGCAGAAGAAGGTGCTGGTCGTCAGCGTGGCCGAGATCGCCTTTGACAGATCCGTGTATTCCCAGCTTCCAGGACAGGAGGCGTTCTTGAGAGCCCAG ATGGAGATGGTGCTGGAAGAGTATGAGGTCTATAACCCCGTCCCCCTGATCGTGGGCAGCTCCGTGGGAGGACTGCTGCTGCTGGTTCTCATCACAGCCCTGCTGTACAAG
- the ITGAX gene encoding integrin alpha-X isoform X1 produces the protein MPTSDLPIMMGTRIGLLLVLALASSLCFNLDTDQPTIFRVDSAGFGHSVVQYANWLVVGAPQEVRAANQTGGLYRCDYSTSLCEAIHLQVPPEAVNMSLGLSMAATTKPFQLLACGPTVQHACQENMHLTGFCFLLVSQSQQAQRIPAALQECPRQEQDIAFLIDGSGSIDNEDFTKMLNFVRAVISQFQTSNAQFALVQFSSKFKEHFTFRDFAASSNPLRLLSSVQQLQGYTHTASAIRKVTRELFIAAKGARKDASKILIVITDGQKIGDPLGYKDVIPEAEAAGIIRYAIGVGSAFRQPKSLEELKDIASKPSHIFKVDNFDALRDVQNQLKEKIFAIEGTQTISSSSFELEMSQEGFSAVFMPDGPVLGAVGSFSWSGGAFLYPAHRRPAFINMSQEDVDMRDSYLGYSAELVIWKGVQSLVLGAPRHQHTGKAVIFTQVSRQWKPKAAVAGTQVGSYFGASLCSVDVNRDGSSDLVLIGAPHYYEQTRGGQVSVCPLPQGRAKWQCRVVLRGEQGHPWSRFGAALTALGDVNGDRLTDVAIGAPGEQDNRGAVYLFHGTSELGISPSHSQRVAGSQLSPRLQYFGRSLSGGQDLTMDGLVDLAVGAQGHALLLRSRPVLRVWANIRILPKEIARSLFECPWHTSSVQDLGNATVCLQIYESPKTRLGDLQSSVTLDLTLDPGRLSPRAVFKETKTRNLTRVQVLGLSEHCETVRLLLPACVEDSMAPVVLRLNYSLVGKPIPGFGKLQPMLAVDAERYFTALLPFEKNCGADHVCQDDLSITFGVSGLKTLVVGSNLELNLEVTVRNDGEDSYGTTITFFYPPGLSYRRVTEAQNQRQPRSLLVNCDSTPTQSQGPRSTRCGLNHFIFREGAQVTFVVTFDVNPKAQLGDRLLLTANVSSENNTPRTSKTTSRLELPVKYAVYTVISSHEQSTKYLNFSASEEGRRSQAQHRYQVNNLGQRDLPVIIAFSVPVELNRVAVWTDVEIFHPQNLSVQCSSERTSATESDVLTHFKKNPVLNCSMADCLRFRCDVPSFGVQEELDFSLRGNLSFDWISQTAQKKVLVVSVAEIAFDRSVYSQLPGQEAFLRAQMEMVLEEYEVYNPVPLIVGSSVGGLLLLVLITALLYKVGFFKRQYKEMMEGANGQTVPPSGTGDPQVAQ, from the exons ATGCCCACATCTGACCTTCCAATCATGATGGGAACCAGGATAGGCCTCCTCCTGGTGCTGG CGCtagcttcctctctctgcttcaaCTTGGACACAGACCAGCCGACAATCTTCCGTGTGGACAGTGCTGGGTTTGGACACAGCGTGGTCCAGTATGCCAACTG GCTGGTGGTTGGAGCCCCCCAGGAGGTAAGGGCTGCCAACCAAACAGGTGGTCTCTACCGGTGTGACTATAGTACGAGCCTGTGTGAGGCCATCCACCTGCAGG TACCCCCAGAGGCTGTGAACATGTCCCTGGGCCTGTCCATGGCGGCCACCACCAAGCCCTTTCAGCTGCTG gcctgcGGCCCCACCGTGCAGCATGCATGCCAGGAGAACATGCACCTGACCGGGTTCTGCTTCCTGCTCGTCTCCCAGTCTCAGCAGGCCCAGAGGATCCCAGCTGCCCTGCAGG AGTGCCCAAGGCAGGAGCAGGACATCGCCTTCCTGATCGACGGCTCAGGCAGCATCGATAACGAAGATTTTACCAAAATGCTAAACTTCGTGAGGGCTGTGATTTCGCAGTTCCAGACTTCCAACGCCCAG TTCGCCCTGGTGCAGTTCTCCAGCAAGTTCAAGGAGCACTTCACTTTCAGAGACTTTGCAGCCAGCTCAAACCCCCTAAGACTACTGAGTTCTGTACAGCAGCTACAAGGGTACACGCACACGGCCTCAGCCATCAGGAAGGTCAC AAGGGAACTGTTCATTGCTGCAAAGGGAGCCCGAAAAGATGCCTCCAAAATCCTCATCGTTATCACGGACGGGCAGAAAATAGGCGACCCCTTGGGTTACAAGGATGTCATCCCCGAGGCTGAGGCCGCTGGCATCATCCGCTATGCAATTGGG GTGGGATCCGCTTTTCGACAGCCAAAATCCTTGGAAGAATTAAAGGACATTGCATCGAAGCCCTCGCATATATTTAAAGTGGACAACTTTGATGCTTTGAGAGATGTTCAAAACCAACTGAAAGAGAAGATCTTTGCCATTGAGG GGACTCAGACGATCAGCAGTAGCTCCTTCGAGTTGGAGATGTCCCAGGAGGGCTTCAGTGCTGTGTTCATGCCT GACGGACCGGTTCTGGGGGCTGTGGGGAGCTTCAGCTGGTCCGGAGGTGCCTTCCTGTACCCCGCACATAGGAGACCCGCCTTCATCAACATGTCTCAGGAGGACGTGGACATGAGGGACTCGTACCTGG gttacTCGGCGGAGCTGGTCATCTGGAAAGGGGTACAGAGCCTGGTCCTGGGGGCCCCGCGCCATCAGCACACCGGGAAGGCGGTCATCTTCACCCAGGTGTCCAGACAGTGGAAGCCGAAGGCTGCAGTCGCAGGGACCCAG GTCGGCTCCTACTTTGGGGCCTCCCTCTGCTCCGTGGACGTGAACAGAGATGGCAGCTCCGACCTGGTCCTCATCGGGGCCCCCCATTACTACGAGCAGACCCGGGGGGGCCAGGTGTCCGTGTGTCCCTTGCCCCAGGGG AGGGCTAAGTGGCAGTGCCGGGTCGTTCTCCGCGGGGAGCAAGGCCACCCCTGGAGCCGCTTTGGGGCAGCCCTGACAGCGCTGGGGGATGTGAATGGGGACAGGCTGACGGACGTGGCCATCGGGGCCCCGGGGGAGCAGGACAACCGGGGTGCTGTCTACCTGTTTCACGGAACCTCGGAGCtgggcatcagcccctcccacagCCAG CGGGTCGCAGGCTCCCAGCTCTCCCCCAGGCTCCAGTATTTCGGCCGTTCGCTGAGTGGGGGCCAGGACCTCACCATGGATGGACTGGTGGACTTGGCCGTGGGGGCGCAGGGGCATGCACTGCTGCTCAG GAGCAGACCCGTGCTCAGGGTTTGGGCAAACATCCGCATCCTACCCAAAGAGATCGCCAGGTCGCTGTTTGAGTGTCCGTGGCACACGAGCTCCGTCCAGGATCTGGGGAACGCCACTGTCTGCCTCCAGATTTATGAAAGTCCTAAGACCCGTCTGG GTGACCTCCAGAGCTCTGTGACCCTTGACCTGACCCTCGACCCTGGCCGCCTGAGTCCTCGTGCCGTCTTCAAGGAGACAAAAACTCGGAATCTGACTCGTGTTCAAGTCCTGGGGCTGTCAGAGCACTGCGAGACTGTGAGGTTGCTCCTTCCG GCCTGCGTGGAGGACTCAATGGCCCCTGTCGTCCTGCGTCTCAACTACTCCCTGGTGGGCAAGCCCATCCCTGGCTTCGGAAAGCTCCAGCCCATGCTGGCAGTGGACGCTGAGAGATACTTCACGGCCTTG CTCCCCTTCGAGAAGAACTGTGGCGCTGACCACGTCTGCCAGGACGACCTGAGCATCACCTTTGGGGTCTCGGG CTTGAAGACCCTGGTGGTGGGGAGTAACCTTGAGCTGAACTTGGAAGTGACAGTGCGGAATGATGGCGAGGACTCCTATGGAACCACAATCACCTTCTTCTACCCGCCAGGGTTGTCTTACCGACGTGTGACAGAGGCCCAG AACCAGCGGCAGCCACGCTCCCTGCTCGTGAACTGTGACAGCACCCCCACCCAGAGCCAGGGCCCCCGAAGCACTCGCTGTGGCCTCAACCACTTCATCTTCCGGGAGGGCGCCCAG gtCACCTTCGTGGTCACCTTTGATGTCAACCCCAAGGCCCAGCTGGGAGACCGGCTGCTCCTGACGGCCAACGTGAGCag TGAGAACAACACCCCCAGGACGAGCAAGACCACCTCCCGGCTGGAGCTCCCGGTGAAGTATGCCGTCTACACCGTGATCAGCAG CCACGAACAATCCACCAAGTATCTCAACTTCTCGGCCTCAGAGGAGGGGCGCAGGAGCCAGGCCCAGCACAGATACCAG GTGAACAACCTGGGACAGAGGGACCTGCCTGTCATCATCGCCTTCTCAGTGCCCGTGGAGCTGAACCGGGTGGCCGTGTGGACAGACGTGGAGATCTTCCACCCCCAG AACCTGTCCGTTCAGTGCTCTTCAGAGAGGACCTCAGCCACGGAGTCCGACGTCCTGACCCACTTTAAGAAGAATCCTGTGCTG AACTGCTCCATGGCCGACTGCCTGAGGTTCCGCTGTGACGTCCCCTCCTTCGGCGTCCAGGAGGAACTTGACTTCAGCCTGCGGGGCAACCTCAGCTTTGACTGGATCAGCCAG ACGGCGCAGAAGAAGGTGCTGGTCGTCAGCGTGGCCGAGATCGCCTTTGACAGATCCGTGTATTCCCAGCTTCCAGGACAGGAGGCGTTCTTGAGAGCCCAG ATGGAGATGGTGCTGGAAGAGTATGAGGTCTATAACCCCGTCCCCCTGATCGTGGGCAGCTCCGTGGGAGGACTGCTGCTGCTGGTTCTCATCACAGCCCTGCTGTACAAG
- the ITGAX gene encoding integrin alpha-X isoform X2 has translation MPTVPPEAVNMSLGLSMAATTKPFQLLACGPTVQHACQENMHLTGFCFLLVSQSQQAQRIPAALQECPRQEQDIAFLIDGSGSIDNEDFTKMLNFVRAVISQFQTSNAQFALVQFSSKFKEHFTFRDFAASSNPLRLLSSVQQLQGYTHTASAIRKVTRELFIAAKGARKDASKILIVITDGQKIGDPLGYKDVIPEAEAAGIIRYAIGVGSAFRQPKSLEELKDIASKPSHIFKVDNFDALRDVQNQLKEKIFAIEGTQTISSSSFELEMSQEGFSAVFMPDGPVLGAVGSFSWSGGAFLYPAHRRPAFINMSQEDVDMRDSYLGYSAELVIWKGVQSLVLGAPRHQHTGKAVIFTQVSRQWKPKAAVAGTQVGSYFGASLCSVDVNRDGSSDLVLIGAPHYYEQTRGGQVSVCPLPQGRAKWQCRVVLRGEQGHPWSRFGAALTALGDVNGDRLTDVAIGAPGEQDNRGAVYLFHGTSELGISPSHSQRVAGSQLSPRLQYFGRSLSGGQDLTMDGLVDLAVGAQGHALLLRSRPVLRVWANIRILPKEIARSLFECPWHTSSVQDLGNATVCLQIYESPKTRLGDLQSSVTLDLTLDPGRLSPRAVFKETKTRNLTRVQVLGLSEHCETVRLLLPACVEDSMAPVVLRLNYSLVGKPIPGFGKLQPMLAVDAERYFTALLPFEKNCGADHVCQDDLSITFGVSGLKTLVVGSNLELNLEVTVRNDGEDSYGTTITFFYPPGLSYRRVTEAQNQRQPRSLLVNCDSTPTQSQGPRSTRCGLNHFIFREGAQVTFVVTFDVNPKAQLGDRLLLTANVSSENNTPRTSKTTSRLELPVKYAVYTVISSHEQSTKYLNFSASEEGRRSQAQHRYQVNNLGQRDLPVIIAFSVPVELNRVAVWTDVEIFHPQNLSVQCSSERTSATESDVLTHFKKNPVLNCSMADCLRFRCDVPSFGVQEELDFSLRGNLSFDWISQTAQKKVLVVSVAEIAFDRSVYSQLPGQEAFLRAQMEMVLEEYEVYNPVPLIVGSSVGGLLLLVLITALLYKVGFFKRQYKEMMEGANGQTVPPSGTGDPQVAQ, from the exons ATGCCAACTG TACCCCCAGAGGCTGTGAACATGTCCCTGGGCCTGTCCATGGCGGCCACCACCAAGCCCTTTCAGCTGCTG gcctgcGGCCCCACCGTGCAGCATGCATGCCAGGAGAACATGCACCTGACCGGGTTCTGCTTCCTGCTCGTCTCCCAGTCTCAGCAGGCCCAGAGGATCCCAGCTGCCCTGCAGG AGTGCCCAAGGCAGGAGCAGGACATCGCCTTCCTGATCGACGGCTCAGGCAGCATCGATAACGAAGATTTTACCAAAATGCTAAACTTCGTGAGGGCTGTGATTTCGCAGTTCCAGACTTCCAACGCCCAG TTCGCCCTGGTGCAGTTCTCCAGCAAGTTCAAGGAGCACTTCACTTTCAGAGACTTTGCAGCCAGCTCAAACCCCCTAAGACTACTGAGTTCTGTACAGCAGCTACAAGGGTACACGCACACGGCCTCAGCCATCAGGAAGGTCAC AAGGGAACTGTTCATTGCTGCAAAGGGAGCCCGAAAAGATGCCTCCAAAATCCTCATCGTTATCACGGACGGGCAGAAAATAGGCGACCCCTTGGGTTACAAGGATGTCATCCCCGAGGCTGAGGCCGCTGGCATCATCCGCTATGCAATTGGG GTGGGATCCGCTTTTCGACAGCCAAAATCCTTGGAAGAATTAAAGGACATTGCATCGAAGCCCTCGCATATATTTAAAGTGGACAACTTTGATGCTTTGAGAGATGTTCAAAACCAACTGAAAGAGAAGATCTTTGCCATTGAGG GGACTCAGACGATCAGCAGTAGCTCCTTCGAGTTGGAGATGTCCCAGGAGGGCTTCAGTGCTGTGTTCATGCCT GACGGACCGGTTCTGGGGGCTGTGGGGAGCTTCAGCTGGTCCGGAGGTGCCTTCCTGTACCCCGCACATAGGAGACCCGCCTTCATCAACATGTCTCAGGAGGACGTGGACATGAGGGACTCGTACCTGG gttacTCGGCGGAGCTGGTCATCTGGAAAGGGGTACAGAGCCTGGTCCTGGGGGCCCCGCGCCATCAGCACACCGGGAAGGCGGTCATCTTCACCCAGGTGTCCAGACAGTGGAAGCCGAAGGCTGCAGTCGCAGGGACCCAG GTCGGCTCCTACTTTGGGGCCTCCCTCTGCTCCGTGGACGTGAACAGAGATGGCAGCTCCGACCTGGTCCTCATCGGGGCCCCCCATTACTACGAGCAGACCCGGGGGGGCCAGGTGTCCGTGTGTCCCTTGCCCCAGGGG AGGGCTAAGTGGCAGTGCCGGGTCGTTCTCCGCGGGGAGCAAGGCCACCCCTGGAGCCGCTTTGGGGCAGCCCTGACAGCGCTGGGGGATGTGAATGGGGACAGGCTGACGGACGTGGCCATCGGGGCCCCGGGGGAGCAGGACAACCGGGGTGCTGTCTACCTGTTTCACGGAACCTCGGAGCtgggcatcagcccctcccacagCCAG CGGGTCGCAGGCTCCCAGCTCTCCCCCAGGCTCCAGTATTTCGGCCGTTCGCTGAGTGGGGGCCAGGACCTCACCATGGATGGACTGGTGGACTTGGCCGTGGGGGCGCAGGGGCATGCACTGCTGCTCAG GAGCAGACCCGTGCTCAGGGTTTGGGCAAACATCCGCATCCTACCCAAAGAGATCGCCAGGTCGCTGTTTGAGTGTCCGTGGCACACGAGCTCCGTCCAGGATCTGGGGAACGCCACTGTCTGCCTCCAGATTTATGAAAGTCCTAAGACCCGTCTGG GTGACCTCCAGAGCTCTGTGACCCTTGACCTGACCCTCGACCCTGGCCGCCTGAGTCCTCGTGCCGTCTTCAAGGAGACAAAAACTCGGAATCTGACTCGTGTTCAAGTCCTGGGGCTGTCAGAGCACTGCGAGACTGTGAGGTTGCTCCTTCCG GCCTGCGTGGAGGACTCAATGGCCCCTGTCGTCCTGCGTCTCAACTACTCCCTGGTGGGCAAGCCCATCCCTGGCTTCGGAAAGCTCCAGCCCATGCTGGCAGTGGACGCTGAGAGATACTTCACGGCCTTG CTCCCCTTCGAGAAGAACTGTGGCGCTGACCACGTCTGCCAGGACGACCTGAGCATCACCTTTGGGGTCTCGGG CTTGAAGACCCTGGTGGTGGGGAGTAACCTTGAGCTGAACTTGGAAGTGACAGTGCGGAATGATGGCGAGGACTCCTATGGAACCACAATCACCTTCTTCTACCCGCCAGGGTTGTCTTACCGACGTGTGACAGAGGCCCAG AACCAGCGGCAGCCACGCTCCCTGCTCGTGAACTGTGACAGCACCCCCACCCAGAGCCAGGGCCCCCGAAGCACTCGCTGTGGCCTCAACCACTTCATCTTCCGGGAGGGCGCCCAG gtCACCTTCGTGGTCACCTTTGATGTCAACCCCAAGGCCCAGCTGGGAGACCGGCTGCTCCTGACGGCCAACGTGAGCag TGAGAACAACACCCCCAGGACGAGCAAGACCACCTCCCGGCTGGAGCTCCCGGTGAAGTATGCCGTCTACACCGTGATCAGCAG CCACGAACAATCCACCAAGTATCTCAACTTCTCGGCCTCAGAGGAGGGGCGCAGGAGCCAGGCCCAGCACAGATACCAG GTGAACAACCTGGGACAGAGGGACCTGCCTGTCATCATCGCCTTCTCAGTGCCCGTGGAGCTGAACCGGGTGGCCGTGTGGACAGACGTGGAGATCTTCCACCCCCAG AACCTGTCCGTTCAGTGCTCTTCAGAGAGGACCTCAGCCACGGAGTCCGACGTCCTGACCCACTTTAAGAAGAATCCTGTGCTG AACTGCTCCATGGCCGACTGCCTGAGGTTCCGCTGTGACGTCCCCTCCTTCGGCGTCCAGGAGGAACTTGACTTCAGCCTGCGGGGCAACCTCAGCTTTGACTGGATCAGCCAG ACGGCGCAGAAGAAGGTGCTGGTCGTCAGCGTGGCCGAGATCGCCTTTGACAGATCCGTGTATTCCCAGCTTCCAGGACAGGAGGCGTTCTTGAGAGCCCAG ATGGAGATGGTGCTGGAAGAGTATGAGGTCTATAACCCCGTCCCCCTGATCGTGGGCAGCTCCGTGGGAGGACTGCTGCTGCTGGTTCTCATCACAGCCCTGCTGTACAAG